DNA from Sulfurimonas gotlandica GD1:
TTAGCACGAAGTGCGTCACCAAATGCAGCTATAACACCGTGATATTGGTAACCATTACGATCAAATACAACTTCAGAAATGTTAGCTTTTTTAAGTGTTGCAGCAAATGCCTCACCTAGTGCAGCTGCACCTTCTTTATTCGATTTGTGACCTGTTGACTTTGAGTTAAGTGCCGCTAATGTTGTTGCAGTTGCATCATCAATAGCCTGTACACTTAAATAACGATTTGAACGAAATACAGAAACACGAGGAAGTGAAGCACAACCAGATATTTTTGCACGAATACGACGCTTACGCTTTAAACGATTAGCAACTTTCGATTTTAATACTTTAGCATTCATTTATACTCCTCCCTTATTTCTTAGAAGTTTTACCGGCTTTACGCACGATATGCTCTTCTATGTATTTAACACCCTTACCTTTATAAGGCTCTGGTGGACGGAATGATCTAATCTCAGCAGCAACTTGACCAAGTTTTTGCTTGTCATGGCTTTTAAGAGTAATAACATTCTTTTCAACGCTTGCTTCTAAACTTTCTGGTAATTCATAATTAATATCATGAGAAAAACCAAGTTGAAGATTAAGTACTTGACCTTGAACGGCAGCACGGTAACCAACACCGTTAATCTCTAATTGCTTAGTATAACCAGTAGTTAAACCAACAACGATATTTTGAGCTAATGCTCTATATGTTCCCCAGAAAGCTCTATGAGCTTTTGCTTCTGATAAAGTAGCAAAATTTAAAATATTACCTTCTAAAGTGAAAGCAACATTTCCTTTTGTATCTAAATCAACACTATTTTTGCCTTTAGCAAA
Protein-coding regions in this window:
- the rplR gene encoding 50S ribosomal protein L18, encoding MNAKVLKSKVANRLKRKRRIRAKISGCASLPRVSVFRSNRYLSVQAIDDATATTLAALNSKSTGHKSNKEGAAALGEAFAATLKKANISEVVFDRNGYQYHGVIAAFGDALRANEIKF
- the rplF gene encoding 50S ribosomal protein L6 — protein: MSRIGKLPVEFAADINVSANGNVITFAKGKNSVDLDTKGNVAFTLEGNILNFATLSEAKAHRAFWGTYRALAQNIVVGLTTGYTKQLEINGVGYRAAVQGQVLNLQLGFSHDINYELPESLEASVEKNVITLKSHDKQKLGQVAAEIRSFRPPEPYKGKGVKYIEEHIVRKAGKTSKK